One stretch of Trichomycterus rosablanca isolate fTriRos1 chromosome 3, fTriRos1.hap1, whole genome shotgun sequence DNA includes these proteins:
- the LOC134310757 gene encoding microtubule-associated protein 1B-like, which yields MNMFSCWTSPSDDDEPHRRVNEPEKKVKKRKWWQRRQKVEMQDVEGQEGSGVKGEEMGQGVRQNVLEDQADQIPKMEKQVVLGKTKPEKKVKKRKWWQRRQKVEMQDVEGQEGSGVKGEEMGQGVRQNVLEDQADQIPKMEKQVKKRKWWQRRQKVEMQVASRDLVEEPEQVVLKDQRREPVNKVVLVSEIEMKKLEQVDPVEQVDPVEKPDQVVKKAERQVDPVEKPDQVVKKAERQVDPVEKPDQVVKKVERQMAPEEKPDQVVKKVERQVDPEEKPDQVVKKVERQMDPEEKPDQVVKKVERQVDPEEKPDQVVKKVERQMAPEEKPDQVVKKVERQVDPEEKPDQVVKKVERQVDPEEKPDQVVKKAERQVDPEEKPDQVVKKAERQVDPEEKPDQVVKKAERQVDPEEKPDQVVKKVERQMAPLNLVEEPEQVILINQWKEHVKNRVCFFENEIKKAERQVDPVEKPDQVVKKVERQVDPEEKPDQVVKKAERQVDPEEKPDQVVKKAERQVDPEEKPDQVVKKVERQMAPLNLVEEPEQVILINQWKEHVKNRVCFFENEIKKAERQVDPVEKTDQVVKKVERQVDPVDTVLKPKQVGKNQIEIKKPNLEEKMVLKNLERMENKRLEKQVLQMDQMTKVEERVDQVGLKTKVNKPEKQVCLQDRQVVLVNRVKEPDRDEAPEHQWTELEEPAALEHQTWKLKEQNLDRGCTEDPLKNISEASSNKPDHEQLQDDVLVPPIVEAQPGESGALMETAREDEGVPMPKSRRASLRTKRFQFFNA from the exons ATGAACATGTTCTCCTGTTGGACTTCTCCATCTGACGATGACGAGCCGCACAGGCGGGTAAACGAACCGGAGAAGaaggtaaagaagagaaaatggtggcagagacgccagaaGGTGGAGATGCAGGACGTGGAGGGTCAGGAGGGAAGCGGGGTAAAGGGTGAAGAGATGGGGCAAGGAGTGAGGCAGAATGTTTTAGAGGACCAGGCAGACCAAATACCAAAGATGGAGAAGCAGGTGGTTCTGGGAAAAACCAAACCTGAGAAGaaagtaaagaagagaaaatggtggcagagacgccagaaGGTAGAGATGCAGGACGTGGAGGGTCAGGAGGGAAGCGGGGTAAAGGGTGAAGAGATGGGGCAAGGAGTGAGGCAGAATGTTTTAGAGGACCAGGCAGACCAAATACCAAAGATGGAGAAGCaggtaaagaagagaaaatggtggcagagacgccagaaGGTAGAGATGCAGGTGGCCTCACGggacctggtggaagaaccagagcaggtcgtCCTAAAGGACCAGAGGAGGGAACCAGTAAACAAGGTGGTTCTGGTTTCTGAGATTGAGATGAAGAAGTTagagcaggtggacccagtggagcaggtggacccagtggaaaaaccagaccaggtcgtgaagaaggccgaaaggcaggtggacccagtggaaaaaccagaccaagtcgtgaagaaggccgaaaggcaggtggacccagtggaaaaaccagaccaggttgtgaagaaggtagagaggcagatggccccagaggaaaaaccagaccaggttgtgaagaaggtagagaggcaggtggacccagaggaaaaaccagaccaggttgtgaagaaggtagagaggcagatggacccagaggaaaaaccagaccaggttgtgaagaaggtagagaggcaggtggacccagaggaaaaaccagaccaggttgtgaagaaggtagagaggcagatggccccagaggaaaaaccagaccaggttgtgaagaaggtagagaggcaggtggacccagaggaaaaaccagaccaggttgtgaagaaggtagagaggcaggtggacccagaggaaaaaccagaccaagttgtgaagaaggccgagaggcaggtggacccagaggaaaaaccagaccaggttgtgaagaaggccgagaggcaggtggacccagaggaaaaaccagaccaagttgtgaagaaggccgagaggcaggtggacccagaggaaaaaccagaccaggttgtgaagaaggtagagaggcagatggccccgctgaacctggtggaagaaccagagcaggtcatcctaataaaccagtggaaggaacatgtaaaaaatagggtttgtttctttgagaatgagataaagaaggccgagaggcaggtggacccagtggaaaaaccagaccaggttgtgaagaaggtagagaggcaagtggacccagaggaaaaaccagaccaggtcgtgaagaaggccgagaggcaagtggacccagaggaaaaaccagaccaggtcgtgaagaaggccgagaggcaggtggacccagaggaaaaaccagaccaggttgtgaagaaggtagagaggcagatggccccgctgaacctggtggaagaaccagagcaggtcatcctaataaaccagtggaaggaacatgtaaaaaatagggtttgtttctttgagaatgagataaagaaggccgagaggcaggtggacccagtggaaaaaacagaccaggttgtgaagaag gtagagaggcaggtggacccagtggacacagtgttaaaACCAAAGCAGGTAGGAAAGAACcagattgaaataaagaagccaAATTTAGAGGAGAAAATGGTCCTCAAAAACCTGGAGAGGATGGAGAACAAAAGGCTGGAGAAGCAGGTGCTTCAGATGGACCAGATGACAAAAGTAGAAGAACGAGTGGATCAGGTAGGTTTGAAGACTAAGGTTAATAAACCTGAGAAGCAGGTGTGTCTACAGGACAGGCAGGTGGTTCTAGTGAACCGGGTGAAGGAACCAGACAGGGATGAAGCACCTGAGCACCAGTGGACAGAACTGGAGGAGCCAGCAGCTTTGGAGCACCAAACATGGAAACTGAAGGAGCAGAACCTGGATAGAGGATGCACTGAAG ATCCACTGAAGAACATCTCCGAGGCGTCTTCAAACAAACCGGACCACGAGCAGCTGCAGGACGACGTTCTTGTTCCCCCCATCGTCGAAGCCCAACCTGGAGAGTCCGGGGCTCTGATGGAGACCGCGCGTGAAGATGAAG GTGTCCCGATGCCGAAGTCGAGAAGAGCCAGCCTGAGAACCAAACGGTTCCAGTTCTTCAACGCCTGA